One genomic segment of Longimicrobium sp. includes these proteins:
- a CDS encoding type II toxin-antitoxin system VapC family toxin, which produces MLISELTDTDRLVLDTHIWVWASGESGGTGQVSEAALVAIEEAAERRHLFVSVASVWEMALKAERGRALVAGDLRTWVQDQRRYPGVRVMPVDSRLSIDSTILPLWLRRSDKREHRDPADRFIVAAARRLNAILLTCDEEILHYASQGHVAAYEAC; this is translated from the coding sequence ATGCTGATCTCTGAGCTCACCGATACCGACCGCCTCGTTCTGGACACCCATATCTGGGTCTGGGCCAGCGGCGAGTCAGGGGGCACGGGACAGGTTTCTGAAGCGGCGCTCGTGGCGATCGAAGAAGCCGCCGAGCGCCGCCACTTGTTCGTCTCCGTCGCGTCCGTCTGGGAGATGGCCCTGAAGGCGGAACGAGGAAGGGCCCTCGTGGCAGGTGATCTGCGCACCTGGGTGCAGGACCAGAGACGGTATCCTGGCGTGCGCGTGATGCCCGTCGATTCGCGCTTGTCGATCGATTCCACCATCCTCCCGCTGTGGTTGCGCAGAAGCGACAAACGGGAGCACCGCGATCCCGCGGACCGGTTCATCGTCGCGGCCGCGCGGCGCCTGAACGCAATCCTGCTTACCTGCGACGAAGAGATTCTCCACTACGCGTCGCAGGGCCACGTGGCGGCTTACGAGGCGTGCTGA
- a CDS encoding type II toxin-antitoxin system prevent-host-death family antitoxin — translation MSSKPINGHRQVQAGEFKATCLKLMDRVEETGEEIIITKRNRPVAKLAPIRGEGLRPFVGRSRGVISASREDLMAPIGDNWEVDADL, via the coding sequence ATGTCATCGAAACCGATCAATGGTCACCGACAGGTTCAGGCGGGGGAGTTCAAAGCCACCTGCCTGAAGCTGATGGACCGGGTGGAGGAAACCGGCGAGGAGATCATCATCACGAAGCGCAACCGTCCGGTGGCGAAGCTCGCGCCGATCCGAGGGGAGGGGTTGCGCCCCTTCGTGGGTCGATCGCGTGGCGTGATCTCGGCGAGTCGTGAGGACCTGATGGCGCCCATCGGCGATAACTGGGAGGTTGATGCTGATCTCTGA